A window of Streptomyces sp. NBC_01689 genomic DNA:
CCACCGAAGGCCGGGAGTCGACCGTGCGCACTCACCGCTCATCACCGCTCACTTGACGGCCGCGCGTCACACACGATTGGCTCCGGCCCAACGAGTCCGACGGTCGGTGCACAACAGCCCGGCGACCGCGCCGACTTGCCTCTCCCCCCGTCCTGCTGCCGGGCCGCACAGCGAGGTGCCGCACTCCCATGAACACGTCCCCCACACCTCCCCACTCCCCCGGATCCACGCACGGCACGGTCCTCGTCCTCGCCGTCGCCGGCGCCCTGCTTCTCTCCGGGTGCTCCGGCGGACCGGACTCGGGCGGGACCACCTCGGCGGCGGGCAGGGCGGGCGCCGGTCACCTCAAGGTCGCTCTGATCACCCACGGCGCGAACGGGGACGCCTTCTGGGAGCTGGTCCAGAAGGGCGCGCAGGCGGCGGCCGCCAAGGACGACATCGACCTCACCTACGCGAGCGACTCCGACGCTGCGGGACAGGCGAGCCTGGTGCGGGACGCCGTCCGCGACCGGGTCGACGGCATCGCGGTGACCCTGGCCAAGCCGGAGGCGATGAAGGGCGCCGTCACCGCGGCCAAGGCCGCGGGCATACCGGTGGTCGGCCTCAACTCCGGTATCGACGCCTGGCGGTCCGAAGGTCTGCTGGAGTATTTCGGGCAGGACGAGAGCGTCGCGGGCCGGGCACTGGGCGACAAGCTGGACGAGCTCAAGGCCAAGCACGCCCTGTGCGTCATCCACGAGCAGGGCAACGTCGCCCTGGAGGCGCGCTGCGCCGGGGTGAAGAAGGCCTTCGCCGGCGACACCGACCTGCTCTATGTCGACGGCACCGACATGAAAGCGGTCACCGCCTCCGTCACCGCCAGACTGCGGCAGGACCCGAGCATCGACGAAGTCGTGGCGATGGGCGCGCAGTTCGCGCTCGGGGCGGTGAAGTCGGTGAAGGAGGCGGGCAGCAGGGCCGCGGTCGCCACCTTCGACCTCAACAGCAGCCTGGTGAAGGCGGTGCAGCGCGGGGACGTGCAGTTCGCGGTGGACCAACAGCCCTATCTGCAGGGCTATCTCGCCGTCGACTCGCTCTGGCTCTACCGCTCCAACGGCAACTTCAGTGGCGGTGGAACGGCACCGGTGCTCACCGGACCGGCGTTCGTCACCAAGGAGAACGTCGCCTCGGTCGCCGAGTTCGCCGCCGACGGCACCCGTTGAGCCGGTCCCGCGGCTCGTCCGCGGCCCCGTGGGCGACGCCGCGGGCCCCAAGCTTTTCGGACACTCACGGTGCGTACGGGCACTTGTACGGATAGCATCCTGCGCACCCCCGGTGCCCCACCGGACACGCGGTCACCCACCGCCCGTCCGCCGAACCGCTCCTCCCCCGCTGATCGCACTAGGACGACGATGTCTCCACGGACAGGTGCCCGGCGCCGTCTCGGCTCCATACGTCTCTCCCTGATCCTGCTGGCGCTGGTGCCCAGCGTCACCCTCGCCGCCATGTGGGGCGTGACGACCACGCAGATCTTCTCGGAGGGGCTGCGGCTGCGGGCCCAGACCGAACTGAGCAGGTCCACCGGTGCGATGGGTACCGAGGCGACGCTCGCACTGCAGCAGGAGCGCAGCCTGTCGGCGGCGTGGCTGGCCTCTCCGCACGGTTCGCGGACCGCGCTGGACCGGCAGCGCCGGACGACGGACGCGGCCGTCGCGAAACTGGTGCGCCGCTCCGACGACATCAAGAGCGCGCCCGCCCGGATCGGCGACCGGCTCTACTCGGTCCTCGCGTCGGTGGGCAGCCTGGAGTACTACCGGGGTCAGGTGGACCACCCCACCGACATCACCGCCCAGCAGGCGCTGGACCAGTACACCGCGATCATCGATGGCCAGATCAACGCCTTCCAGGAGCTCTCCCAGGTCGACGACGGCGACCTCACCTCCCAGGCCGGCCCGCTGATCACACTGGGCAGCGCCGCGGAGCTGGTCGCCCAGGAGGACGCCGAACTCGCGCTGGCCTGGCCCTCGGGGAAGCTCGACGAGAAGGCCTGGACGCGGTTCGCCCAGCTCGTCGACGTACGGCGCTGGGTCTTCCGGGGCCAGGTCCTCTCCTCGCTGGACGGCACCGTGAAGTCGCGGGTCGAACGGATCCTGCAGAGCCCGGACTTCAAGACGCTGGAGGACGTCGAGGACCAGGTGATCGCGTCCCGGACGGCCCACGGCACGGTGGCCCGCACGGTCCGGCTGCCGGACGCGGGCCGGCGCTGGAACGCCGCCCTCGCCAGGATCTCCGGCCAGTACTCGGACCTGATCCGGCAGCAGACCGCGGGACTGCTCGACCGCAGCGCCGACAAGGCGGACGGGCTGCTGGTCAAGGCCGCGGCGCTGAGCGCGGGCGGACTCGTCGCCCTGCTGCTGTGCGTCGTGATGTCGTGGCGCATCACGCGCTCGCTCTCCCGGCGGCTGCGCGGTCTACGGCTGGCCACACTCAGCCTGGCCGAGGAGCGGCTGCCCGACGTGGTCTCCCGGCTGGACCGGGGCGAGAAGGTGGACGTGGACCTCGCCACCCCGCCGCTGGACTACGGCGGGGACGAACTCGGCCAGGTGGCACAGGCCTTCAACACCGCGCAGCGCACGGCGGTGCATACCGCGGTGGAACTCGCCGACACCAGACGGGGTTTCCAGAAGGTGATCCTGGGCATCGCCCGGCAGAGCCAGAACCTGGTCAACCTGCAGCTCAGCAGACTCGACGCGATGGAACGCGAGCACCAGGACCCGCGGATCCTCAAGGGACTGTACGAACTCGACTCCACGGCGAGCCAGTTGCGCCGCTACGAGGAGAACCTGGTCATCATCAGCGGGGAGCAGCCCCGGCGCAGCTGGACCGAACCGGTCGCGCTGATCGACATCCTGCGCAGCGCCGTCGGTGAGGTCGCCCAGTACCAGCGGGTCGAGGTGCACGCCGACGACGAGGTCTGCCTCACCCCGCCCGCCGTCGCGGACGTCATCCACCTGCTGGCCGAGCTCATCGACAACGCCACCGCCTACTCCCCCGCGCCCAGTCCGGTCGGCGTGCGGGCCGCGATGGTGGCCAAGGGGCTGGCGGTGGAGATCGAGGACCGGGGACTGGGCCTGTCCGAGGAGGACTACGCGGCCTTCAACTCCCAGCTGGCGGTGTCTCCGCAGTTCGACGTCGTGGCGCTCGCCGACGACCTGCGGCTCGGCATGTTCGTGATCGCCCGCCTCGCCACCCGGCACGGCATCACCGTCACCCTGCGGTCGTCCCCGTACGGCGGGACCACCGCGATCGTGCTGATCCCGCACGAGATCGTGGTGTGCGAGACACCCGGCCCGTCCGCCCCGGACACCGACCCCATGGACACCGACCCCATGGACGCCGACCCCATGAACGCCGACGCACCCGGGCAGGCCACGGCCGGGACGGGTCCTGACACCGCCGCGGCCGAGGCCCGGCCGGCACACGAACGCACCGGAGAGGCACGGCCTGCCGCCCGCGCCCGCACGGCCGATCCGGCCGCCTCCCGGTCCGCCGCCTCCCGTCCCGCCGCGCGGCGGGACGGCCTCACCCCGCTGCCGCGCCGGGTGCCGCAGACCAGCCTGGCCACCGAGCTGAGGGAGGACGCCGGACCGGCGAACGGCGGCCAGGACACGGACGGGCTCTCCGACTTCACCGACCTCGCCGAGTTCACCGCGGAACGGGCGGCCTCCTCGCTCGCCGGCTTCCAGCGCGGCACCCTCCGCGCCCGTGACGCCCACGACGACGAGGAGCTCTACGACCCGGGTGAGCAGGACGCGCGGAAGGAGGAGGACACGCCCGACGGGCCGGGTGCGCGGGGCCCCGCCGCGGAACGCTCCCGGACCACGCCCGCGGACCGCTCGTCGCCCCCGCCCGCGGGTCACTCGTCGGGCCCGCCCGCAGACCGCTCGTCGACCCCGCCCGCAGACCGCTCGTGAAGGACTGAGAAATGACACGCCCCAGCCCCGCCACACACAGCCAGCTCGACCAGCTGCTCACCGGCCTGGTGGAACGGGTGGCCGACGTGAACCACGCCGTCGTGCTGTCCGAGGACGGACTGGTCGTCAGCAAGTCCACGGCGTTCGTCCGCGACGACGCCGAGCGGCTGGCGGCGACCGCGTCCGGACTGATGAGCCTGAGCAAGGGGGTCAGCCTGGACTTCCGCGGTGGACCGGTGCGGCAGGCGCTCATCGAGATGCGCGACAGCTTTCTGATCCTCACCGCCGCGGGCCCCGGCGCCCATCTCGCCGTGCTCACCAACAAGGGCGCGGACGTCGGCGTGGTGGCCTACCAGATGAACATGCTGGTGAAGAAGATCGGCGAGCACCTCCGGGCCGCGCCGCGCGCGGGCGTCGCAGCCGTCGACAACGGCGAGTGAGGTGAGCGAAGGCGACGCGGCCGGCCGGCTGGTGCGGCCCTTCACGCTGACCGGGGGCCGAACCCGGCCCAGCCGCGCCGACTTCACCCTCATCACGTCGGTGACCGCCGTGGATCCGCAGCCCGACGGGGCGGCCCGGTCGCAGCCCGAGCACCAGCGGATCGTGCGGCTGTGCGCCCGGCCGGTCGTGGTGGCGGAACTCGCCGCCCAGCTCGACCTGCCGGTGAGCGTCGTCGTCATCCTGCTCTGCGATCTGCTGGAGGCGGGCCGGATCACGGTCCAGGCCCCGCGCCTCGTCTCCCGTACCCCGGATCTCGACCTGCTGCAGAAAGTGAGGGACGGCCTTGGCCGGCTCTGACCCCGCCACACGGGGGACTTCGGCACCCGAGCCGACGGACACACCCGAGCCACCGGACGCACCCGAGCCGCCGGAGGCGGCCGGGCCCCCGGAGACCCGGCCGGCCCCGCGCACACCACGGGCACCGCGCGCGGCCGGGGCACCCGAAGCCGTCAAGATCCTGGTCGCCGGAGGATTCGGCGTCGGCAAGACCACCCTGGTCGGATCGGTCAGCGAGATCGCCCCGCTGCGCACCGAGGAGCCCCTCACCTCCGCCGGCCTGGACGTCGACGACCTCGACGGGATCGAGGCGAAGCGGGCCACCACCGTCGCCCTGGACTTCGGCCGCATCACCCTCAGCCCCGAACTGGTCCTGTACCTCTTCGGCACCCCGGGCCAGCAGCGGTTCTGGTTCATGTGGAACGACCTCGCGATCGGAGCCCTCGGGGCCGTGGTCCTCATCGACGTGCGCCGGCCCGAGTCCAGCTTCGCCGCCGTCGACTTCTTCGAGCGCCGGGGTATCCCGTTCGTCGTGGGTGTCAACGGCTTCCACGGGCGGCATCCGTACACCCCCGAGGAGATCCGGGACGCCCTGGCCCTGCCGGAAGGAACGCCGGTGCTGCTCTGCGACGCACGGGAGCGGGGGTCGTGCCGGGACGTGTTGATCACCCTGATCGACGAGTTGATCGCCTCCTCCACACGCGAAGGGCGGTGACGGCCGGTCGGACGCCGGACACCGCCGCTCAGTACGCCGCGAACGTCACCTCCGCCGTGTCGACCGTCCCGCCGCGACGGCCGGGCGCGCACTCCTCGCGCCAGTAGAGATTGGTGTGCGCGATCACCTGGTCCGGGGACGGCGCGCCGTACGCCGTGAGGTCCTCCGTGGTGTGCGCGTCGCCGACCAGCGTCACGTCGTACCCGCGGACCAGGCCTCCGTGCAGCGTCGCGCGGATGCACGCGTCGGTCTGCGCGCCGGTGACCACGATCCGTCCCACGCCGCGCTCGGCGAGCAGCTTCTCCAGCTCGGTGCTCTCGAAGGAGTCGCCGTAGGTCTTGTGGACGAGGGGCTCCCCGTCCCGCCGGACCAGCTCCGGCACGTACCGCCAGCTCTCGCTGCCCCGCACGAGGTTGTCGTCGGCGTGCTGCACCCAGACCACCGGCACGTCCTCCGCCCGGGCCCGGTCCACCAGCGTGTTGATGTTCGCGATCACCTCGTCGCGCCCGTGCGTGCCCGCCATCGCCCCGTTCTGGACGTCGATGACGAGCAGTGCGGTGTGCGGCCGATCGGGCAGGTTCGTCATGAGAACTTCCTGTCTCTCGTCGTGGATCTCCGGCGCCACCACAGTAGGACGCACCACTGACAACGGCCCGGCACCGGCAACGGCCCGGCAGCGGCCCGGCCCCGTCGCCCGGGCACCGCGTACCGGCAGCCGTGACTTCACCAACTCCCCTGTGCGCGCGTAGCGTTGGGCTACCGTGGCTCCACCACCGGACCTGGGGGGCAGTGGGGTTGGAAGCGCCGGGGAACCGCCGTGTGTGCGTGGCGTACGACGTGGAGGGGTACAGCGGGCTCGGTCAGGAGGCGCAGTTCGACGTGCAGCGCCGGCTGCGGGCGCTCGTCGACGGCGCCTGTGCCCGAGCGGGACTGTCGCCCGGCGAGTACGAGACGCAGCCGCAGGGGGACGGCGGCCTCGCGCTGCTGCCGACCGGCGGCAAGGTGGACGAGCCCCGTCTTATCGCCTCGTTCCTGCGGGCGGTGACGGCCGGACTGGGCGGCGTGAACGGCCTGCGGGACGCGGGAACCCGGATCAGACTGCGGATGGCCCTGCACGAGGGTGTGATCTACCGGGCGGACCACGGCTACGTGGGGGACGCGGTCGTGGAGGCGTTCCGGATGTGCGACGCCGGACCGGTCCGGGACGCGCTGCGCCGCAATCCCGGGGCGGACCTGGTCCTGGTGGCCGCCGACCGGATCTACCAGGACGTCCTGCGCCACGGCCATCACGGCATTCCCGGCGACTCCTTCGTCCGTCATCTGCTCCGGGTGAAGCTCTTCGAGGCCCACGGCTGGCTCTTCGTGCCGGGCGGCGACAGCGGCCCCGCCCGCGCGGACGGGGAGAGCCCGGACACCCCTTCCGCCTCGTCGCTCGCCGACACGCTCGACGGCGACCGTCCCTACGACCTGTGGTGACGCCGTACGGGACCGGGCCGGCCGGGCACGAGGTGTCGTACGCGGTCCTGATCCGGCCGGAGCTGGACGGGACGGCGCTGCCGGAACTCCCCGGCACGCTGGTCCTGGGAGAGGTGTTCGCCCTCGCCGCGGAGGGCGAGGCCCGGCCCGGGGCACCGTTCTGGATCGTGGCGGGGGCCGGCGACGGGGAGGTGCGGTACACGCCCGGCGCGGTCGGTGTCCGGGTCGGCCCCGAACACCAGGACGGTGTGCTGCCGCACTGGATGATGTGGCCGGAGGCCGGGGCGTGGCCCGGTCCGGACCCCGTGCCGCGCCTGCTGCTGCCCCGCGAGGCCGACGCGGGCACCGCCGAGTTCCGGCTGCACGGCGACACAGTGACCGGGACCGTACGGCTGTGGGCGAACCCGAGGGCGGGGTGGCCGCGGCCGCGCCGGTACACGGCGACCGTCACCGGAAGCCGCACCCCGCCGGACCGCGCACCGACCACCGCGGCCTCCGGCACGGGCCCCGCCGCACCGTCGAGCACCGCGGGCTCCGTCACCGCCCCGTCGGACCCCGCCGCACCGTCGGACACCGCGGGCACGGACACCACCCCGTCGAACCGCATCGCAGCGTTGGACACCGCGGGCACGGACACCGCCCCGTCGAGCCGCATCGCACCGTCGGACATCGCGGGCGCGGACACCGCCCCGTCGAACCGCGCCGCGCCGGGCGCCCCGGCCGGTCCCGTCGCCCCGGCCGGCCCCTCCCCCACGACCGGACCCGCGGCCACGGGAGGTACCGGCGTCCCCGGCGCCTCCCCGGTCCCCACCGACGACCGTGCGGAGCTGCGGTCGCTGGCCCAGTCGCTGGTCCTGGAGCGCCGGTACGCCGAGGCACGGCCCCTGCTGGCTCGCGCGGCCGCGCTGTACGCGGCGTCCGCGAGCCGCCCGGACGCCTGGTCGGGCATGGTCGTGTCCGATCTGACGAGCCTGGTCTTCATGACCCCCTACCAGGCCCTGTGCGCCCTCGAACTCGGCGACTACGAAGGCCTGCTGGACTGTCTCCTCGCGGCCGTGGAGGTGCGCCGGGTGCTGACGGCGGCGGCCCGCGGGTACGGCCCGGAGTACGCGGAGGAGCTGCGCGCCGGTGCCCGCGTCCTGCCCGGGTTCGTGGAGGCCTGGCGGTCCCGGCTGGCGGAGGACACCGCCCGGATCGACGCCGTCGACGCGAGCCGCCCGTTCTACGCCGCCCTCACCCGGTACCTCTTCGACCAGGGCGCGCACGAGGACGCCCTGGTCGCGTCCGAGGCCGGCCGGGCCCGTGCCTTCGCCGACCTGCTCGGCGCGTCCGGCGCGCGGTGGCCGTCGCGGGCCGGGGCGTCCGCGGCGCCGCGGCTGACCCGCGCCACGCTGCGGTCGGTACTGGCCGACCACGGCCGCACGGTCGTCGAGTACGCCGTGCACGGCGACCTCCTGCTGATCTGGGTCGCCCGTCCTGACGGCACCCTGCACGCCCTCGGGCCGCTGTCCGCCGCGGGGCTCGGAGCGCTCACGGCGCGCTACCTCGCCCTCGCGCCGGGCGCGGTCGACGACCGGTCCGTCCGTGAACTGGACGAGGTGCTCCGCGGCCTCGGCGCACTGCTGTGGGACCCCCTGCCCGTCTCCCTGCTGCCGTCCTCCCCCGACGAGACGGTGACGGTGGTGGCGCACGGGGACCTCCTGCGGGTGCCGTTCCCGGCGTTGCGGACGGCGGACGGACGTCACCTGGTGGAGCGGCACCCGGTGGCGCTGCTCCCCGCGCTGGCCCTGCTCCCGGCACTGCACGCGCGACGGACGTGCGGGCCGCGGCCGTCGCCGGGACTGCTCGCGCTGGTCGACCCCGAGCCGCTGCCGGACCCGCCCGGCGGCGGTAGCGCCTTCGGGCCGCTGAGCTGGACCCGGCGTCGCTTCCCCGCCATCGCGGACCTGTATCCGCGGGCCGAGGTGCGCTCCGGCGGGGCGGCGGCCGTCACCGCGCTCGACGGTCATGGCCCGACGCCTTCCGTCGTGCACTTCGGGACCCACGCGGTGGTCCTGGACGACGCCGCCCTCGACTCCTTCGTGGCGCTCGCCGCGACCGGCGGGCACGACGGCAGACTGCGGGCCCGGGACGTCCTGGACCTGCGGGTCCCGGGGGACGTCGCGGTGCTGTCCGCGTGCCGGACCGGCGCCGGGCGGGTCGGCGCGGACAGCGTGACCGGACTGTCCCGGTCCTTCCTCGCGGCCGGGCCGACGACGCTCGTCCTCACCCTGTGCGAGGTGGAGGAGACGGCCGGCTTCGAGGTCTCCTACGGGTTCCACCGCCATCTCGCGGCCGGTGGATGCCCGCCCGCGCTCGCCCTGTGCCGGGCGCAGCGGGAACTGGCCGCCGAAGGACACCGGCCGCACGAATGGTCGCCGTTCCTGCTGTACGGACTGGGGTGAGCACGGTGCCCGAAGAGCGCTCCACAAGTTCCACCGGCCCCACGGGCCCCACGGGCCCCACGGGGGCGGACTCCCCGCCGTGGCTGCGGTTCCTGCGCGAGGAGAGCGCTCCGTCCGAGCCGCCACCGTCCGAGCCGCCACCGTCCGAGCCGCCACCGTCCGAGCCGCCCCCGTCCGAGCGGCCGTCCGAGCCCTCCCGGTCCGACGGGAGCCGCGGGTCCCCGGAGTCGTCCGGGGCCGCGGGGCTCCTCGCCGACGGCCCGGCGGTCGCCGCACGGGACCTGTTCGTCAGCGAGCCGCTGCTCGGCGACCGCAGCCGCTTCGTGCAGGAGGGCGGGGTGCTGCTGCTGAAGGTGGACAACTACCGCGTCAGCGCGGCCGACTTCCCCGCGATGGCGGCCCGCCGGGCCGGCTCCGGGCACCGGCGGCTCGAACTGCTCAAGTTCACCTTCATGCTGCGCGAGCTGCCCGCGGGACGCCGCTACGAGACGGTCCGGGTACGGATTCTGCTGCACCCGCAGCCGCCCCTCATGCTGCTGCGCCCGCATCTGGCCTTCACCGATTCCCACGCGACGCGGGGTTTCAGCTCGGAGTTCCGGCCCATGCTGACCGGGCTCCTGCGGCTGGGCGTCCGGCACACGCGCTCCGGCAGTGTCAGCCGCGTCGACCGTCTGCCCGTCGTCACGGGCGTCGACGAGGGCCCGGCGGGCTTCGGCTGGACCTTCCAGGCCCAGGACGGCGCACCGCTCGTACCGCAGCGGACGCAGACCGTCGTGGTCGTCGAGCTCCCCCCGGACGCCACCGGTCTGGACGGCACCTTCGACGCGGAGGCCCTCGTGGCGCGC
This region includes:
- a CDS encoding substrate-binding domain-containing protein; amino-acid sequence: MNTSPTPPHSPGSTHGTVLVLAVAGALLLSGCSGGPDSGGTTSAAGRAGAGHLKVALITHGANGDAFWELVQKGAQAAAAKDDIDLTYASDSDAAGQASLVRDAVRDRVDGIAVTLAKPEAMKGAVTAAKAAGIPVVGLNSGIDAWRSEGLLEYFGQDESVAGRALGDKLDELKAKHALCVIHEQGNVALEARCAGVKKAFAGDTDLLYVDGTDMKAVTASVTARLRQDPSIDEVVAMGAQFALGAVKSVKEAGSRAAVATFDLNSSLVKAVQRGDVQFAVDQQPYLQGYLAVDSLWLYRSNGNFSGGGTAPVLTGPAFVTKENVASVAEFAADGTR
- a CDS encoding sensor histidine kinase, whose product is MSPRTGARRRLGSIRLSLILLALVPSVTLAAMWGVTTTQIFSEGLRLRAQTELSRSTGAMGTEATLALQQERSLSAAWLASPHGSRTALDRQRRTTDAAVAKLVRRSDDIKSAPARIGDRLYSVLASVGSLEYYRGQVDHPTDITAQQALDQYTAIIDGQINAFQELSQVDDGDLTSQAGPLITLGSAAELVAQEDAELALAWPSGKLDEKAWTRFAQLVDVRRWVFRGQVLSSLDGTVKSRVERILQSPDFKTLEDVEDQVIASRTAHGTVARTVRLPDAGRRWNAALARISGQYSDLIRQQTAGLLDRSADKADGLLVKAAALSAGGLVALLLCVVMSWRITRSLSRRLRGLRLATLSLAEERLPDVVSRLDRGEKVDVDLATPPLDYGGDELGQVAQAFNTAQRTAVHTAVELADTRRGFQKVILGIARQSQNLVNLQLSRLDAMEREHQDPRILKGLYELDSTASQLRRYEENLVIISGEQPRRSWTEPVALIDILRSAVGEVAQYQRVEVHADDEVCLTPPAVADVIHLLAELIDNATAYSPAPSPVGVRAAMVAKGLAVEIEDRGLGLSEEDYAAFNSQLAVSPQFDVVALADDLRLGMFVIARLATRHGITVTLRSSPYGGTTAIVLIPHEIVVCETPGPSAPDTDPMDTDPMDADPMNADAPGQATAGTGPDTAAAEARPAHERTGEARPAARARTADPAASRSAASRPAARRDGLTPLPRRVPQTSLATELREDAGPANGGQDTDGLSDFTDLAEFTAERAASSLAGFQRGTLRARDAHDDEELYDPGEQDARKEEDTPDGPGARGPAAERSRTTPADRSSPPPAGHSSGPPADRSSTPPADRS
- a CDS encoding roadblock/LC7 domain-containing protein, translated to MTRPSPATHSQLDQLLTGLVERVADVNHAVVLSEDGLVVSKSTAFVRDDAERLAATASGLMSLSKGVSLDFRGGPVRQALIEMRDSFLILTAAGPGAHLAVLTNKGADVGVVAYQMNMLVKKIGEHLRAAPRAGVAAVDNGE
- a CDS encoding DUF742 domain-containing protein, which encodes MSEGDAAGRLVRPFTLTGGRTRPSRADFTLITSVTAVDPQPDGAARSQPEHQRIVRLCARPVVVAELAAQLDLPVSVVVILLCDLLEAGRITVQAPRLVSRTPDLDLLQKVRDGLGRL
- a CDS encoding GTP-binding protein; protein product: MLVAGGFGVGKTTLVGSVSEIAPLRTEEPLTSAGLDVDDLDGIEAKRATTVALDFGRITLSPELVLYLFGTPGQQRFWFMWNDLAIGALGAVVLIDVRRPESSFAAVDFFERRGIPFVVGVNGFHGRHPYTPEEIRDALALPEGTPVLLCDARERGSCRDVLITLIDELIASSTREGR
- a CDS encoding cysteine hydrolase family protein; this translates as MTNLPDRPHTALLVIDVQNGAMAGTHGRDEVIANINTLVDRARAEDVPVVWVQHADDNLVRGSESWRYVPELVRRDGEPLVHKTYGDSFESTELEKLLAERGVGRIVVTGAQTDACIRATLHGGLVRGYDVTLVGDAHTTEDLTAYGAPSPDQVIAHTNLYWREECAPGRRGGTVDTAEVTFAAY
- a CDS encoding CHAT domain-containing protein, which gives rise to MVTPYGTGPAGHEVSYAVLIRPELDGTALPELPGTLVLGEVFALAAEGEARPGAPFWIVAGAGDGEVRYTPGAVGVRVGPEHQDGVLPHWMMWPEAGAWPGPDPVPRLLLPREADAGTAEFRLHGDTVTGTVRLWANPRAGWPRPRRYTATVTGSRTPPDRAPTTAASGTGPAAPSSTAGSVTAPSDPAAPSDTAGTDTTPSNRIAALDTAGTDTAPSSRIAPSDIAGADTAPSNRAAPGAPAGPVAPAGPSPTTGPAATGGTGVPGASPVPTDDRAELRSLAQSLVLERRYAEARPLLARAAALYAASASRPDAWSGMVVSDLTSLVFMTPYQALCALELGDYEGLLDCLLAAVEVRRVLTAAARGYGPEYAEELRAGARVLPGFVEAWRSRLAEDTARIDAVDASRPFYAALTRYLFDQGAHEDALVASEAGRARAFADLLGASGARWPSRAGASAAPRLTRATLRSVLADHGRTVVEYAVHGDLLLIWVARPDGTLHALGPLSAAGLGALTARYLALAPGAVDDRSVRELDEVLRGLGALLWDPLPVSLLPSSPDETVTVVAHGDLLRVPFPALRTADGRHLVERHPVALLPALALLPALHARRTCGPRPSPGLLALVDPEPLPDPPGGGSAFGPLSWTRRRFPAIADLYPRAEVRSGGAAAVTALDGHGPTPSVVHFGTHAVVLDDAALDSFVALAATGGHDGRLRARDVLDLRVPGDVAVLSACRTGAGRVGADSVTGLSRSFLAAGPTTLVLTLCEVEETAGFEVSYGFHRHLAAGGCPPALALCRAQRELAAEGHRPHEWSPFLLYGLG